The nucleotide sequence TTTCTGTTCCGGGAACCCTCACCAGATCACCGAAAGTGCATATGGTCACATTATGATCGAGCGCAAGCTCAACAGCCTCATCGATAAATCCCGGAGGCGTCACACAGACCGGACATCCGGGGCCTGATACTATCTCAACATTTTCATTTAAGAGCTCTCGAAGTCCCAATCTGAATATTTCATGAGTATGGGTTCCGCAAACCTCCATGATGCGAATTTTTCTGCCACTGTAATTCTTTATATAATCTACGGCAGCCTTTATCGAAGTCTTCATTTTGCCTCCGATTCATTATCAAAAATACCCGAGAGCAGATCTTCTGCCTCGTTTTCATCTGTATCTGTAATTTTTGCTATAGCCGAACCTGCATGAACCATTACATAATCCCCGGGCTCGAGACTGTCTATAAGCTCTGCTGATACGCTTCTTTTAGCTCCTAAAGCATCTACAAGAGCAACACCGTTTTTTACACTTACAACTTTAGCCTGTAATCCGACACACATAACATTTCTCCTATTCTTTATAAAATCTCAATCTATCCGATGCATTGCCGCAAACGCCTGCCCCAATGCGATACCTCCGTCATTAGGTGCAACAAGTGAGTGACGCAGCAGTCTGAAATTTCGTTTTTCTATCTCTTCTTCAACAAGTTTAAGTAAAAGCAGATTCTGGAAAACTCCGCCGCTTAAAGCTGCCGTAGTGATTCCTTTTTCTTCTCCCGCCCTGCATATTGCCTCCGCGGTCATCTTAGCCAGTGATGCATGGAAGAAATATGCTGTTTTTTCTATATCCGCTCCGTTTTTCCGAAGCTCGAAAATATCGTAAAAAAGCTCATCTGTCGGCAGTATTCCAAGACCTTCGCCATCGGTCTTTAATTCATATTTCTTAAAATTCTGCCCGGGCTCTTTGCTATTCTTAAATTTTTCTTCGTAATTTTCCGCTGCCGCCTGCAGCGCCATTGAGGCCTCGCCTTCAAATGTGGATTTCCTTACTATTCCAAGCAATGCGCTCACCGCATCAAAAAGT is from Lachnospiraceae bacterium C1.1 and encodes:
- a CDS encoding HypC/HybG/HupF family hydrogenase formation chaperone → MCVGLQAKVVSVKNGVALVDALGAKRSVSAELIDSLEPGDYVMVHAGSAIAKITDTDENEAEDLLSGIFDNESEAK